DNA from Amorphoplanes friuliensis DSM 7358:
GCTGGCCCGCCACCTGGCCAACCGCTACTCCGGTCGCGGCGAGCCCAACGACGACCTGCTCCAGACCGCAGTCGTCGGTCTGATCAAGGCGGTCGACAAGTTCGACCCGGACTACGGCACCGACTTCGCGGGGTACGCGATCCCGACCGTCATCGGCGAGATCAAGCGGCACTTCCGCGACCGCACGTGGGCCATCCGGGTGCCGCGCCGCCTCCAGGAGCTCCGCCTGGCCATCACGGCCGCGAACAGCACGCTCACCCACACCCTGGGCCGGTCGCCGACGGTCCCGGACATCGCCGCGCACCTCGACATCACCGAGGAAGAGGTCCTGGAGGGCCTCGAGGGCGCACGGGCCTACAACGCCACCTCCCTGTCGACCCCGGTCGGCAGCGAGGGCAGCAGTGAGCTCGGCGAGACCCTCGGCGGCGAGGACCACGGCTACGAACTGGCCGAGGCCCGCATCGCCCTCGGGCCTGCGATGGCGTCGCTGGACGAGCGGGAGCAGAGGATCCTCACGCTGCGCTTCTACGGCAACCTCACGCAGACCGAGATCGCGGAGCAGATCGGCATCTCCCAGATGCACGTCTCCCGCCTGATCAGCCGCGCCCTGGTCAAGCTGCGCGGCCAGCTGGACGGCTGATCACCGCCCGTACCTCCCGGAAGACACAAGAAGCGGCCCCCCGGCTCGGGGGACCGCTTCTTCGTGCGTGATGCGGTGTTACGGAACTGCCGGGTAGTCCACGACGTAGACCGGCGCACCGGTGTTGCTGTTGTCCGCCGGGCCGCCCACGCCGTTGACGACGTGGTCGATGGTGCCGGCGCTGAGGTTGACCGTCATGATGTGGTGGAGCTTCACACCCGGGCGGTTCGGGACCTCGAAGCCGTTCTCGGTGTGGATCTCCGGGTTGTTCTGGTTGAAGACGTAGACACCCGCGCCGTACAGCGTGTGGTTGCGGACCTTGTTACCGACCTTGTAGCCGGCCCAGCCCTGCGTGCCGTTGTCGTTCATCCAGTCCGCCTGCGTCGGCGGGTCGTACGGGAGCTCGTTCTGGTAGAGCACCGTCGTGCCGTTGTTGCCGTTCCAGATGGTGTTGTACTCCTGGAAGTGCTCGACGAACAGGCCCGTCGCGGTCACGTTGTCACCGTTGATCACGGCGCCGTTGCGACCGATGTTGGTACGCCACCGCTCGTTGTCACCGTTCACGCCACCGGTGAAGCCCTCGACGCCGTGGTCCGCGCGCCACACCCAGGTGTGGTCGATGAGCACGTTGTCGCTGTTGACCTCGAGCGCCACGTCGGTCTTGCCGATGTGCGGCCCGCCGACCCGGAAGTAGACGTCGGACAGCGTCGTCGGGTTGCTCGCCGAGCTGATGCCGAGGCCGTTCTTGTTGCCGACCTGCAGCAGCGTCTTCGACTCCTTGGTGCCGGCGTCGATGGTCACACCCGCGATCACCACGCCGGGCACGTCCGCCACCTTCAGCGGGGTCGAGCCCTTGACGGCGGTCAGGGTCGCGTGACCGATGCCGAGCACCACCTGGTTGGGGCGCCAGACGTTGATGCTGCTGGCGATGTCGTAGACACCGGGGGTCAGCAGCAGGTTCTTGCCCAGCGCCAGGTTGGCGTTGATGAGCCAGACCGGGTCCGACGGCTTCGCGACGAAGAAGTCGCTCAGCGGCAGCGTACGACCCGGGGTGAGACCGTTCGCGAACGACGTGCCGGACGAGTTCTTCTGCGCGGAGGGTACGCGGACGTTGTACTTGCCCTTGGCGTCGACGAACAGGTACGGCTTCTCCCGGCTGACCGGGGTCTTGTCCAGCGTCGTGTACGGCGGGGTCGGGAAGCCGGCCTCGGCCGGTGCACCCTCGACGCCGGAGAACACCTGGTTCCACACGCCGTTGGACCAGCTGGTGACCTTGCTGTTCCGGGTCAGCCACTGCTGCTGCGAGCCGCTGACCACGTCGGGCATGTTCGAGTCGGCGATGAAGCCACCGCTCGCGTACTGCGGGCCCGCGGTGCAGTAGTCCATCAGCGACAGGTTGCCGCCGCTGATGTCGAGCCGGCGCAGCGACACGGCCTGCGACACGGCCCAGAAGTTCGCCGAGGCGCGGCAGCCGTCCTGACCCGCCCCGTTGACCTTGATCGACAGGTTGGAGAGCGTCCGCCAGAAGTTGACGAGCGCCAGGCAGTTGCTGGTGCCACCGTCGGCGAGGCAGCGGTTGTAGACCTCCACCTTGCCGTTGATGACAACGTCGCTGGGGGAGGCGCCGAGACCGGAGATCTCGGTGTAGTAGCCCACCTTGATCTGCAGCGGCTGCTCGGCCGTGCCGTAGGTGCCGGGCTTGAACAGGAACGCGTAGCGCTCGGTGCCCATCTCGTTGTCGACCTGCCGCGCGTTCGTGGCGTCGAGCGTCGCCTGGATCTGGCTGACCGGCATGCTCGGGTCGAAGACGGTGACGTTGGCCCCGAGGTTCGCCCCGGACGTCGTTCCCGGACGCGGGGCGGCCTCGGCGGCGGTCGAGGTGACCGTGCCGATGGTCGTGACCGCGAGAACAACAGCAAGGGTGCGGGCGAGGTGCCGGCGATATGTCCGGGGCCCGGCGAGACGTCCGCCGGTGGGGCGTGTCGTCATGCGGTGAGGTCCTTTCCGTAACAGGGTTGCAATGAACCAGGTCACAGGAAGCGATAGACGAAGCCGCATGTCAAGCGGAGATTCGGTGCCCGGGGGCGGCAATCACCCCTTGATCAGGACAACTCGCCTGAGTTCCGGAACCGGTTACGTACGAACGGGCCATACGGCGAGGGCGCGCGCACCCTGCGCCGACCTCGCGTAGCGCGACGGGGATAGGTTGTTCCTCAGCGCAGCGGACGGAGGACAGCGATGACGGCGGAGCGGACCCGGGCCACCGGACGCCCGACGCTCGACCAGGTCGCGCTCCGGGCCGGTGTCGGGCGCGGGACGGTCTCCCGCGTGGTGAACGGCTCGGCGCAGGTCAGTCCCGGTGCCCGCGCGGCGGTCGAGGACGCGATCGCCGAGCTCGGCTACGTCCCGAACAGGGCCGCGCGCACGCTCGTGACACAGCGGACCGACTCGATCGCGCTGGTCATCTTCGAGTCGGGGGAGCGGTTCTTCGCCGAACCGTTCTTCGGCCGGATCGTGCAGTCCATCTCGTCCGGCCTCGTCGACCGCGGCCTCCAGATGGTCCTGATGATCTCGCAGTCGCCGCAGGAGCGCGAACGCCTCGAGGGCTACCTGACCCGCCAGCACGTCGACGGCGCGCTGCTGCTCTCGCTGCACGGCAACGACAACCTGATGGCCACCCTCGAGCAGCGCGGTGTCGCCACGGTCCGGGCCGGGCGTCCCACCCACGCCGACGCGGGCACCTTCGTCGACGCCGACAATCGTGGCGGCGCCCGCGAGGCCACCGGTTATCTCGCCCAGCTGGGCCGCCGCCGGATCGCGACCATCACCGGCCCGCTCGACATGGCCGCGGGCATCGCCCGCCTGGACGGATACCGCGACGTCGTCGGCGAGGGCATCGTCGCGAACGGCGACTTCAGCGAGGAGAGCGGCGCGGCGGCCATGCAGTGGCTCCTCGACCGGCACCCCGGCGTCGACGCGGTCTTCGCCGCCTCCGACATGATGGCGGCGGGCGCCCTGCGGGTGATGCGCCAGCGCGGGCTCTCCGCGCCCCGGGACATCGCGGTGGTCGGCTTCGACAACTCCGTGATCGCCCGGCACACCGACCCGCCGCTGAGCAGCGTGCACCAGCCGATCGAGGAGATGGGCCAGGAGATGGTCCGTCTCCTGCTCGCCAAGATCGACCACGAGGACGCCGGCGAGGGCGGGCTGGTCCTGAGCACCCGGCTGGTCCTCCGCGGCTCGGCCTGACCTACCGTCGCCGGGCCCCGCGGTTCGCGCTCTGGGCCGCGTGCTCTGGGCCGCGCGCTTCGGGCCGCGCGCTTCGGGCCGCGCTTCGGGCTGCGCGCTTCCCGCGAGAGCGAGGACGTGAGCGGGTTCAGCCCGTGGCGCGTTCGGCAGCGCGGGACAGGTCGGCGAGGCGGGCCGAGAGCAGATCGGCGCGGGCTTCGTCGACGCTGCCCTCGTCGGTGCGTTCCTGGACCTTGCGCTGGAGCTCCTCCACCCTGACGCTGACGTCCGCCGCTTCGGCCCGGCCCAGCGGTTGCAGCAGGTTGAGCAGATCCTGCGCCACGTCCGGGCGGATCTGACCGCTCTCCCTGCCGGTCCGGACCGTCGCGCGTACCCGATCGATCGCATCGTCCACCCGCAGCGGCGCCGCGGCGGTGGGGGTGGGGGTGGGGGTGGCTCTTGCGGTGGGCGGGGCCGCCGGCCGGGTGCTCGCGGGCGCGGACCTGGGCGTGACGCCCGAGGGCGCGGCCGACGGTGCGGCTGACGGCGCCGTGGACGGTGCCGCGTCGATGCTCTGCCGGGACGAGCCCAGCGCGGCGAAGAGGGCGATCAGCGAGACCACCAGCGCGGCCAGCCCCGAGAAGAGCGCGACCCGCCGCTTCTTCCTCGGCGCAGGCGGCGCAGCGGGCGGGGTGAGGGCGGCCAGCTCACGACTGACGTGGGCCGCGGTCGGCCGCCGGTCCGGCTCCTCGCGCAGGCACAGCTCGACGAGCTCCCGGAAGGCGACCGGCAGCTCCGCCGGCAGGGACCGCGGCGGTGCGGTCCGGGCCGCGTCGAGCTCCTCCCAGGTGTCCACCGGGTACGGCGGATCCCCCGTGACCATCTCGTAGAGCAGCACACCCAGGCCGTACACGTCGGTGGCGGGTTCGGCGGGCTTGCCGTCGAGCCGTTCCGGGGCGACGTAGGCGGGGGTTCCGAAGGTCACGCCGGTCTCGTCGTCGTCGGGTTCACCGGTGGCGGCGCTGATGCCGAAGTCCAGGATCTTCACGCCCGTCGGCGTCAGCATCACGTTGCCCGGCTTGATGTCGCGGTGCACGACACCGTTGGCGTGGGCGGCGGTGAGGGCGTCCGCGACCGCGATGCCGATCCCCGCGGACTCCTGCCAGGACAGTGGTGAGCGGTCGAGCCGGGCGGCCAGCGACTCACCGGCCAGCAGTTCCATCACGACGAACGGCGCCATGAACCCTTCGGGCCGCATCGCCGCGTTGTAGTCGTGCACGGCCGCGATGTTGGGGTGCGACAGCCGGGCCGCCATCCTGGCCTCTTTCCAGGCCAGGTGCAGGACGTCCGCGCGTGCCGGGTCGAGCCCGGAGGGCAGTTTGAGGGCGACGGGCCGGTCGAGCAGCTCGTCGTCGGCGTGCCAGATCTGCGCCATCCCGCCCGTTTCCAGGCGCGAGACCAGCCGGTAGCGGGATGCCATGAGGGTGCCTGCCGGTGGCCAGTCATCGCTCATCTCGGAACACTCGCCCAGCCGCGCACCGGTGTCAACCGGAGCATAGGGTCGCGGGGTGCTCGAGTTGTTCGCGATCTTCGCCGCGGGGTTCTGGGCCGGCATGATCAACGTGGTCGTGGGCTCCGGCACGCTGGTGACTTTCCCGACGCTCCTGCTGTTCGGCTATCCGCCGCTGGTCGCCAACGTGTCGAACAACATCGGCCTGGTCGGTGGCGGCATCACCGGCACCTGGGGTTACCGCTCGGAGCTGGCCGGCCAGGGCGCACGGCTGCGGCTGTTGCTGCCGGCCTCGGCCGCCGGAGGCATCACCGGTGCGCTGCTGCTCCTGGTCCTGCCCGTGGGCGCCTTCCGGGCGATCGTGCCGGTCCTGATCACGATCGGCCTGGTCATGGTCGTCGCCGGCCCGGCGATGCAGCGCCGCGCCGCCCGCCGCCGTGCGACCGGGGAGTCACCGGCCCGCCGGGTGGCCATCGTCGCCGGTGTGTTCCTGCTGGGCATCTACGGCGGCTACTTCGGCGCGGCCCAGGGTGTGCTGATCGTCGGTCTGCTCAGCGTGCTGACCACGCAGTCGATCCAGTCCATCACCGGCCTGAAGAACCTGCTGACCACGGCCGTGAACGCCCTCGCCGCGATCACCTTCATGATCGTGTCGTGGGACTCGGTCGACTGGCGGGTGGTCGCGCTGATCGCCGCGGGCGCGACGCTGGGCGGACTGGCAGGGGCACGTTTCGGTCGCCGGCTGTCGCCCTTCCTGCTGCGCGGCTTGATCATCCTCATCGGCCTGATCGCGCTCGCCCGCCTGCTGTTCTTCAGCTGACGGCGACTCTTCAGCTGACGGCGGCCGACATCAGCTGAACGTGAGCGGCGATTTGCCCTATTTAGACCGGTTATTTGGATAGCGTGCGACCCGACCGTTATCCCTTCCGGAAGGTACCGCCATGTCTGTCCGCCGCCGTTTCCTGTCCGCCGCGGTGACCGCCCTGCTCACCGCCGGCCTGCTGGCACCCGGCGCCGCCGCCGAGGCCGCCCCGCCCGGCCCGACCGACTTCCTCTCCGGGTTCCTGCTGATCAACACCAACAGCAGGAAGTGCCTGACGGTCGACGACGGTTCCAGCCTCGCCGTGCAGCGGCCCTGCCGCGACCAGCGGTCCCAGATGTGGCGGATGCGGCTCGCCACCTGGACCGGTCTCTTCCAGATCCAGAACCTGCGCAGCGGCCGTTGCCTCACCATCGCGGCCGGCGGCAAGGACAACAACAACCGTGCCGTCCAGGCGCCCTGCGACGACGCGCAGTCCCGCCGCTGGCGGCTGCTCGACGCCCCGGGGGACACGTTCCTCATGCGCAACGCGAACAGCGGCCGCTGCCTGACGATCGCGGGCGGCGAGGTCGGCACCGGCGTCCCGGCGGTGCAGAACGACTGTGACGGTCACCGGTCGCGCCGCTGGTCGGGCGAGCTCATCGGCGGTAACCGCCCGTGAGATCGGTGCGCTGCGCGGTGGCCGCCCTCGTGGTGGTCGCCCTGACGCTGGCCGGAGGACCACCCGCGCACGCCGACAACACCGCGGCGATGACTTTCCCGGCGGACGGCCGGCTGTCGATCGAGCTGATCGTGGCGGCCGGCAGTTACGAGCCGGACTTCCTGTCGTTCGTCGCCAACGATTACGACGACACCCCGTTGTGTTCCGGCTCCTGCGGGAGCGGCGTGTGGGAATCGCCGTCCGAGCCGGCCGGGACACCCTTCGACATCGCCCTCGGCGAGCTCGACGGTTCCTTCCAGCTGTCGGACGACCGGTACGCCCTGCAGCGGGACGGAACGACGGTGTGGACCTTCACGCGCCGCGCCGACAAGAGGAACTTCGCGTACACGGTCAGGCTCACGTTCCTGCCCGGCACCGGTCCGGGTCCCGGCAGCGGTGAACCCGCGCCGGCCAACCGGCCGCCGGTGTTCACCGAGGCGCCGCAGCAGGTCGACGGTGTCTTTCCGCAGCCGGGCAGCTTCCGGGTCGCGGCGCAGGACCCCGACGGCGGTCCGGTCACCGTGACCTGGTCGCAGTTGCCCCTGCAGCCGGTCAAGGTCGATTGTGTACGCTCGGCCGACGGCTCGGTGGCGACCTGCTCCACGACCGCGAGGTCGGGGCTGGACCACGCCGGCGAGATCACCTTCACCGCGACCGATGCGCCCGGCGCCCGGGCCACGACGAAGGTCCTGGTCCGCCCGGCGAACTACGTGGCGCTCGGCGACTCGTTCTCCTCCGGCGAGGGTGCACCGCCGTTCGATGCGGGCACCGACACCAAGGCCGACAAGTGCCACCGCAGCAAGTTCGCGTGGGCACGCTATCTCGACATCGAGGCGCCGCTGGCCCTGAGCGGGCACTTCGCCTGCTCGGGTGCGCTGGCGACGAACGTCGTCCGGGACAGCTTCAAGACCGAGCGGCCGCAGACCGCGCAGTTGCGGAGTGTCGCGAACGTCCCGGAACTCGTCACCGTCTCGGTCGGCGGCAACGACGTCGGGTTCGGGGACATCATCCTCACCTGTTACCTGACGGGACTGGCCACCCGCGGCCGGGAGGTCGGCGCCGGGCCCTGCATCAACCGGGTCCGCCGAGCGAAGCAGGACATCGACCGGCTGCTTCCGGCGCGTCTGCCGGACGTCTACCGCAGCATCGGCGCGCAGCTCACCGCCGGTGGTCGTGCCGGTCGGGTCCTGGTCGTCGGTTATCCCAACATCATGGCGACCGGTACGGCGTTCAAGGCGCACTGTCTCTGGCTGTCGGGCGGCGCGCGCGAGGCTCTGGTCGGGCTGGGCACCTACCTGGACACCCGCATCGCGCAGATCGTGGCCACGACCCGTACGAGCGGGGTCCCGGTCAGCTACGTCTCCACGCTGAACGTCCTGGCGGGGCACGAGCTGTGCACCGGTGATGCCTACGTCGAGGCGATCGTGCCCAACGGCGGGAAGACGCAGCTCTCCGGTCACCCGACCGCGGCCGGGCAGCAGAGGATGCGTGGCCGCGTGGATGCGGCCATCGCCGCGATGCGCTGACGGAACAGCGCGGGAGGGGACGGCAGCCGTCCCCTCCCGCGTGGTGCACTACCGCTGGACCGAGGTCCCCTGCAGCAACCGGGCGGCGCCACCGCCGGTGGCTGTTGCGCTCTTCGCCGCCGCAGCCGTCGGGTCGGGCTGGGGGAGAGGGTCGCACTGCTTGTCGGAGCGGTTGCCCCGGACGCGGTTCGGCAGCGAGCCGTCGGCCAGGTACGCCGCGATCGTGTCGTCCACACACGCGATGCCGTTGAGCGAGCCGGCGTGGGTGGTGCCGCCGACACCCTCGACGAGGACCGAGCGCGGGTAGAGCTTGCGCACCTGGAGACTGCCGGAGTACGGCGTCGCCGCGTCCTTCGTCTCGCTGATGAGCAGGATCGGCGGGGTCTTCTTGCCGCTGATCCGCACGGGCTTGCCCACGTCACCCTTCCAGTACAGGCAGGGGGCATTGAACCAGGCGTTGCCCCAGGTCAGGAACGGCGCCTTGGCGTAGGTACGCCAGTTGTCGCGGCGCCACTTGTCCCAGCTCTGCGGCCACTTGACGTCGGTGCACTGGGTGGCGAGGTACATCGCGTAGCCGTTGTCGGTGCCGGGGCCCTGCGGGTAGCCGCCGTCGTAGAGCGCCTTCACCGGGGCGTAGTCGCTGTTGTTCACCAGTGCCGCGAACGCGTCGGCGATGTCGGTCCACTCGAAGACGTAGTACGCCGCCGAGGTGAACACGTCGGCCCACTCGTCGGGGCCGATGACGCCGCCCGCGGGTGCCTTCCGGAGCTTCTCCAGGGTCGCGTAGTACTTCTTCTCGACCGCCTTGCCGGTCGTGCCCAGGTGGTAGACCGAGTCGTACCTGGCGATCCAGTTCCAGTACACCTTGGAGTTGGCGTCGAAGGCGGTGTCCTGGGCCAGGTTGGCGTCGTACCAGACGCCGCGGGGGTCCACGTTGCCGTCCAGCACCATCCGGCGTACCCGGTCGGGGTGCAGGGTGCTGTAGACCTGGCCCAGGTAGGTGCCGTAGGAGAAGCCGTAGAAGTTGATCTGCTTGGCGCCCAGGGCCTTGCGGATGCTCTCCATGTCGGCCACCGTGTCGGTGGTCTTGACGTGGTCCAGCAGCGCGCCGCCGGCCTTCGCGCACTCCTGCGCGTACGTCTTGGAGCGGTTGAGCCAGGTCTTCTCCAGCGACCGGGTCACCGGAACGTAGTACGGCCGGTTGTACGCCGTGGTCAGCTCGCCGTCGCAGGTCAGGGACGGTTCGCTGGAGCCGACACCGCGGGGGTCCCAGCCGATCCAGTCGTAGTCGCTGCCGACGTCGTCCGGGACGTACTCGCCGAGCACCGACAGCGTCAGGCCCGAGCCGCCGGGACCGCCGGGGTTCGTCAGCATGACGCCCTGGTAGTCGGCGGCCGACGACTTGTGCACGATCCGCGACACGGCCAGCTTGATCTTGGTGCCGCCCGGACGGCTGTAGTCCAGCGGCACCGTGAGCAGGCCGCACTGCGCGTTGCGGGACTGGAGCCCGGGGCTCTCGCACTGTCCCCACGAGATCGGCGCCGGCGTGAAGCCGGACTCGCCGCGAGCCGGTGCGGCCTGCACCGGCGCCGCTGCCACCGCGCCGCCGGCGGTGAGGCCGGCGACGACGAGGGCGGCCAGGAGTCTTCTCATGTCCTGCCTTTCGGTTCGTGACCGGGCCGCCGCTTCTTGGTCCCCACCTGCGGCAGACGCCCGGACGAAGGCGAGCGTAAGCCCGATCTTCAGCGACCGCGAGTCCACGGACGGGCAAAAAATCGTACGCCCGGGCCACGCGCTTCGCGGCCTTTTCCGGTTACCGACGGCAACCGGACGCAATGACGGCAATGCCCTTTACCGGCGTTAGGTTCGTTCCCGGAATGTCCACCACGAGAACGGGGAGAAAGATGAACGGGAACCGGCGCCTGCTGGCGTTGACGGCAATCGCGGCCATGACGGTGGCGGCACAACTGCAGGGCCTTCCGGCCGCGGCGGCACCGCCGTCCGGCGGCGGATTCGGTGGCGTGGCCGGGGATTTCAACGGTGACGGCCGCGACGACATAGTCACCTTCACCCGCGGGCCGGCGGCCGACGTCTACGTCGCGTTGTCCAACGGCTCCGCCTTCACCGGTACCGGAGTCAAATGGCATGACTATTTTGCGGCCGGGACCGAAACGCCGTTGGTGGGTGATTTCAACGGTGACAACAAGGACGACATCGTGACGTTCACCCGTGGCGCGGCAGCCGACGTCTACGTCGCCTTGTCGACCGGTTCCTCCTTCACCGGAACGGGCGCCAAATGGCATGACTATTTCGCGGCGGGCTCGGAGATCCCGGCCGTCGGCGATTTCAACGGTGACGGCAGGGACGACATCGCCACCTTCACCCGCGGTTCCTCGGCCGACGTTTACGTCGCCCTCTCGACCGGCTCCGCCTTCTCCGGTACGGGTCAGAAGTGGCACGACTACTTCGCGGCAGGCTCGGAGATCCCGGCCGTCGGCGACTTCACGGGTGACGGCAAGGACGACATCGCCACGTTCACCCGGGGCGCGTCGGCGGACGTGTACGTCGCGCGGTCCACGGGTTCGGGGTTCGTGGGCACCGGCGCCAAGTGGCACGACTACTTCGCGGCGGGCTCGGAGTTGCCGTCGGTCGGCGACTTCACCGGTGACGGCAAGGACGACATCGTCACCTTCACGCGCGGTTCCTCGGCCGACGTCTACGTGGCCCGGTCGACGGGTTCGGGGTTCGTGGGCACCGGGGTCAAGTGGCACGACTACTTCGCGGCCGGCTCGGAGATCCCCGGCACCGGCGACTTCACCGGCGACGGCTTGACCGACATCGCCACGTTCACCCGGGGCGCGGCCGCGGACGTCTTCGTGGCGCGCTCGACCGCCCGGACCTTCGCCGGCACCGGCGTCCGCTGGCACACCTGGTTCGCCGCCGGATCGGAGCTGCCCCAGCCCGGCGTCCTCTGGTGAGCTGACACGACGGCCGTCCCGCCCCCGCGGGACGGCCGTTTGCCGATCTGACAAAGTTTCGTGCGACCAGGACAAACAGTCGGGCAGAGTGGCGCCCATGAACGACGAGTTCGACGCCGTGCTGGCCGCGGTGGGCCCCCGTTTGAGGGAGCTGCGCCGGCGCCGCGGATCAACTCTGACCGCCCTCGCCGAGTCGACCGGCATCCCGATCAGCACGCTGTCGCGGCTGGAGTCCGGTCAGCGCCGGCCCGCGCTCGACCTGCTGCTGCCGCTGGCCAAGGCCTTCCAGGTGCCGCTCGACGATCTGGTCGGGGCTCCGGCCAGCGGCGACCCCCGGGTCTTCCCCCGCCCGGTCACCCGCTTCGGCCTGACGGTCATCCCGCTCACCCGCAAACCCGGCGGACTGCAGGCGTTCAAGATGGTCCTGCCCGCGGGGCCGGCCGACCGGGAGCCCGATCCGAAGTCCCACGAGGGCTACCACTGGCTCTACGTCCTCAACGGCCGGCTGCGCCTCGTGCTCGGCGACCAGAGTTTGGTCCTGAGCAGCGGGGAGGTCGCGGAGTTCGACACCCATCTCCCGCACTGGTTCGGCACGGCCGACACCCACCCGGTCGAGCTCCTCAGCATCCTCGGCCCGCAGGGTGAACGCTTCCACCTGCGGGCGAGCTCACGGCGTCACGGCCAGGAGGAAGAGGACAAAGGCCGCGAGCGCCGCGCCCGCGCGGACGGTGTCGAGGCGTTCCCAGCGGGTGACCAGGGTGCGCCAGTCCGGCGGCGGGGCCTGCGGGTCCCAGGTGAGGACGGCACTGTTGATCGGGACGGTCCCGCCGAAGGTCGTCACGGCCCACACCAGCAGGGCGGCGAGTCCGGCGTACCGGAGAAGTGAGCCGTCGGTGATAGAGACCGTGACCGCGAGGGCCGCGGTG
Protein-coding regions in this window:
- a CDS encoding alpha/beta hydrolase, which codes for MRRLLAALVVAGLTAGGAVAAAPVQAAPARGESGFTPAPISWGQCESPGLQSRNAQCGLLTVPLDYSRPGGTKIKLAVSRIVHKSSAADYQGVMLTNPGGPGGSGLTLSVLGEYVPDDVGSDYDWIGWDPRGVGSSEPSLTCDGELTTAYNRPYYVPVTRSLEKTWLNRSKTYAQECAKAGGALLDHVKTTDTVADMESIRKALGAKQINFYGFSYGTYLGQVYSTLHPDRVRRMVLDGNVDPRGVWYDANLAQDTAFDANSKVYWNWIARYDSVYHLGTTGKAVEKKYYATLEKLRKAPAGGVIGPDEWADVFTSAAYYVFEWTDIADAFAALVNNSDYAPVKALYDGGYPQGPGTDNGYAMYLATQCTDVKWPQSWDKWRRDNWRTYAKAPFLTWGNAWFNAPCLYWKGDVGKPVRISGKKTPPILLISETKDAATPYSGSLQVRKLYPRSVLVEGVGGTTHAGSLNGIACVDDTIAAYLADGSLPNRVRGNRSDKQCDPLPQPDPTAAAAKSATATGGGAARLLQGTSVQR
- a CDS encoding serine/threonine-protein kinase gives rise to the protein MSDDWPPAGTLMASRYRLVSRLETGGMAQIWHADDELLDRPVALKLPSGLDPARADVLHLAWKEARMAARLSHPNIAAVHDYNAAMRPEGFMAPFVVMELLAGESLAARLDRSPLSWQESAGIGIAVADALTAAHANGVVHRDIKPGNVMLTPTGVKILDFGISAATGEPDDDETGVTFGTPAYVAPERLDGKPAEPATDVYGLGVLLYEMVTGDPPYPVDTWEELDAARTAPPRSLPAELPVAFRELVELCLREEPDRRPTAAHVSRELAALTPPAAPPAPRKKRRVALFSGLAALVVSLIALFAALGSSRQSIDAAPSTAPSAAPSAAPSGVTPRSAPASTRPAAPPTARATPTPTPTAAAPLRVDDAIDRVRATVRTGRESGQIRPDVAQDLLNLLQPLGRAEAADVSVRVEELQRKVQERTDEGSVDEARADLLSARLADLSRAAERATG
- a CDS encoding SigB/SigF/SigG family RNA polymerase sigma factor, with product MTTTTARRTAAESNPLTSARTADNAGELLAAMAALPVDHPSRPAVRERAIEAWLPLARHLANRYSGRGEPNDDLLQTAVVGLIKAVDKFDPDYGTDFAGYAIPTVIGEIKRHFRDRTWAIRVPRRLQELRLAITAANSTLTHTLGRSPTVPDIAAHLDITEEEVLEGLEGARAYNATSLSTPVGSEGSSELGETLGGEDHGYELAEARIALGPAMASLDEREQRILTLRFYGNLTQTEIAEQIGISQMHVSRLISRALVKLRGQLDG
- a CDS encoding sulfite exporter TauE/SafE family protein; the protein is MLELFAIFAAGFWAGMINVVVGSGTLVTFPTLLLFGYPPLVANVSNNIGLVGGGITGTWGYRSELAGQGARLRLLLPASAAGGITGALLLLVLPVGAFRAIVPVLITIGLVMVVAGPAMQRRAARRRATGESPARRVAIVAGVFLLGIYGGYFGAAQGVLIVGLLSVLTTQSIQSITGLKNLLTTAVNALAAITFMIVSWDSVDWRVVALIAAGATLGGLAGARFGRRLSPFLLRGLIILIGLIALARLLFFS
- a CDS encoding SGNH/GDSL hydrolase family protein, which codes for MRSVRCAVAALVVVALTLAGGPPAHADNTAAMTFPADGRLSIELIVAAGSYEPDFLSFVANDYDDTPLCSGSCGSGVWESPSEPAGTPFDIALGELDGSFQLSDDRYALQRDGTTVWTFTRRADKRNFAYTVRLTFLPGTGPGPGSGEPAPANRPPVFTEAPQQVDGVFPQPGSFRVAAQDPDGGPVTVTWSQLPLQPVKVDCVRSADGSVATCSTTARSGLDHAGEITFTATDAPGARATTKVLVRPANYVALGDSFSSGEGAPPFDAGTDTKADKCHRSKFAWARYLDIEAPLALSGHFACSGALATNVVRDSFKTERPQTAQLRSVANVPELVTVSVGGNDVGFGDIILTCYLTGLATRGREVGAGPCINRVRRAKQDIDRLLPARLPDVYRSIGAQLTAGGRAGRVLVVGYPNIMATGTAFKAHCLWLSGGAREALVGLGTYLDTRIAQIVATTRTSGVPVSYVSTLNVLAGHELCTGDAYVEAIVPNGGKTQLSGHPTAAGQQRMRGRVDAAIAAMR
- a CDS encoding RICIN domain-containing protein, whose protein sequence is MSVRRRFLSAAVTALLTAGLLAPGAAAEAAPPGPTDFLSGFLLINTNSRKCLTVDDGSSLAVQRPCRDQRSQMWRMRLATWTGLFQIQNLRSGRCLTIAAGGKDNNNRAVQAPCDDAQSRRWRLLDAPGDTFLMRNANSGRCLTIAGGEVGTGVPAVQNDCDGHRSRRWSGELIGGNRP
- a CDS encoding FG-GAP repeat domain-containing protein; translation: MNGNRRLLALTAIAAMTVAAQLQGLPAAAAPPSGGGFGGVAGDFNGDGRDDIVTFTRGPAADVYVALSNGSAFTGTGVKWHDYFAAGTETPLVGDFNGDNKDDIVTFTRGAAADVYVALSTGSSFTGTGAKWHDYFAAGSEIPAVGDFNGDGRDDIATFTRGSSADVYVALSTGSAFSGTGQKWHDYFAAGSEIPAVGDFTGDGKDDIATFTRGASADVYVARSTGSGFVGTGAKWHDYFAAGSELPSVGDFTGDGKDDIVTFTRGSSADVYVARSTGSGFVGTGVKWHDYFAAGSEIPGTGDFTGDGLTDIATFTRGAAADVFVARSTARTFAGTGVRWHTWFAAGSELPQPGVLW
- a CDS encoding anthrone oxygenase family protein, whose amino-acid sequence is MDACQRAGASCRRRVSRLREARSMTDLAYAGLFFAGLLAGFEILVRFALRDPLGAVEPEPQIRLRQALILRMRILVAGVFLLTAALAVTVSITDGSLLRYAGLAALLVWAVTTFGGTVPINSAVLTWDPQAPPPDWRTLVTRWERLDTVRAGAALAAFVLFLLAVTP
- a CDS encoding LacI family DNA-binding transcriptional regulator, whose product is MTAERTRATGRPTLDQVALRAGVGRGTVSRVVNGSAQVSPGARAAVEDAIAELGYVPNRAARTLVTQRTDSIALVIFESGERFFAEPFFGRIVQSISSGLVDRGLQMVLMISQSPQERERLEGYLTRQHVDGALLLSLHGNDNLMATLEQRGVATVRAGRPTHADAGTFVDADNRGGAREATGYLAQLGRRRIATITGPLDMAAGIARLDGYRDVVGEGIVANGDFSEESGAAAMQWLLDRHPGVDAVFAASDMMAAGALRVMRQRGLSAPRDIAVVGFDNSVIARHTDPPLSSVHQPIEEMGQEMVRLLLAKIDHEDAGEGGLVLSTRLVLRGSA